A genomic window from Tachyglossus aculeatus isolate mTacAcu1 chromosome 27, mTacAcu1.pri, whole genome shotgun sequence includes:
- the DDX47 gene encoding probable ATP-dependent RNA helicase DDX47 isoform X1: MAEGEACVGPVEPPKDGEEEAAKTFKDLGVTDVLCEACDLLGWKKPTKIQIEAIPVALQGRDIIGLAETGSGKTGAFALPILNALLETPQRCFALVLTPTRELAFQISEQFEALGSSIGVQSAVIVGGIDSMSQSLALAKKPHVIIATPGRLIDHLENTKGFNLRALKYLVMDEADRILNMDFETEVDKILKVIPRDRKTFLFSATMTKKVQKLQRAALKDPVKCAVSSKYQTVEKLQQYYLFIPSKFKDSYLVYLLNELAGNSFMIFCSTCNNTQRTALLLRNLGFTAIPLHGQMSQNKRLGSLNKFKAKARSILLATDVASRGLDIPHVDVVVNFDIPTHSKDYIHRVGRTARAGRSGRSITFVTQYDVELFQRIEHLIGKKLPAFPTQEEEVMMLTERVAEAQRFARMELREHGEKKKRSRDDAADNDDTEGAMGVRNKVAGGKAKKRKPR, translated from the exons ATGGCGGAGGGCGAGGCCTGCGTTGGTCCAGTGGAGCCTcccaaggatggggaggaggaggcggccaagACGTTCAAAGATCTG GGCGTGACAGACGTGCTGTGTGAAGCCTGCGACCTGTTAGGATGGAAGAAGCCAACCAAGATCCAGATCGAAGCCATTCCAGTAGCCCTTCAAG GCCGGGACATCATCGGCCTAGCGGAGACGGGCTCGGGCAAAACGGGGGCGTTCGCCCTGCCCATCCTGAACGCGCTCCTGGAGACCCCCCAGCGCTGCTTCGCCCTGGTTCTTACGCCCACCCGGGAGCTGGCGTTCCAGATTTCCGAGCAGTTCGAGGCCCTGGGATCGTCCATCGGTGTACAGAGCG cGGTCATCGTGGGCGGCATCGACTCCATGTCTCAGTCTCTGGCCTTGGCTAAGAAGCCTCACGTCATCATCG CCACTCCGGGCCGTCTGATCGACCACTTAGAGAACACCAAGGGTTTCAACCTGCGAGCCCTCAAGTACCTGGTCATGGATGAGGCTGACCGTATCCTCAACATGGACTTCGAGACTGAG GTGGACAAGATTCTCAAAGTGATACCTCGAGACCGGAAGACCTTCCTCTTCTCCGCCACCATGACCAAAAAG GTGCAAAAGCTGCAAAGAGCCGCTCTCAAGGACCCCGTGAAGTGCGCGGTGTCTTCCAAGTACCAGACGGTGGAGAAGCTGCAGCAGTACTACCTGTTCATCCCCTCCAAGTTCAAG GACAGCTACCTGGTCTACCTACTGAACGAACTGGCCGGAAACTCCTTCATGATCTTCTGCAGCACCTGCAACAACACGCAGCGCACGGCGCTGCTCCTGCGCAATCTGGGCTTCACGGCCATCCCCCTGCACGGCCAGATGAGCCAG AACAAGCGTCTGGGGTCTCTGAACAAGTTCAAAGCCAAAGCCCGCTCCATCCTACTGGCGACTGACGTGGCCAGCCGCGGCCTGGACATCCCCCACGTGGACGTGGTGGTCAACTTCGACATCCCCACCCACTCCAAG GACTACATCCACCGTGTGGGGCGGACGGCCCGGGCCGGACGCTCAGGCAGATCCATCACTTTTGTCACGCA GTACGACGTGGAACTGTTCCAGCGAATCGAGCACCTGATTGGGAAGAAGCTTCCCGCCTTTCCGacccaggaggaggaggtcatGATGCTGACGGAGCGGgtggccgaggcccagagattcgCTCGCATG GAGCTCCGGGAGCACGGGGAGAAGAAGAAACGGTCTCGCGACGACGCGGCAGATAACGACGACACCGAAGGTGCCATGGGCGTCCGAAACAAAGTGGCCGGGGGGAAGGCCAAGAAGAGGAAACCCCGTTAA
- the DDX47 gene encoding probable ATP-dependent RNA helicase DDX47 isoform X2, whose product MAEGEACVGPVEPPKDGEEEAAKTFKDLGVTDVLCEACDLLGWKKPTKIQIEAIPVALQAVIVGGIDSMSQSLALAKKPHVIIATPGRLIDHLENTKGFNLRALKYLVMDEADRILNMDFETEVDKILKVIPRDRKTFLFSATMTKKVQKLQRAALKDPVKCAVSSKYQTVEKLQQYYLFIPSKFKDSYLVYLLNELAGNSFMIFCSTCNNTQRTALLLRNLGFTAIPLHGQMSQNKRLGSLNKFKAKARSILLATDVASRGLDIPHVDVVVNFDIPTHSKDYIHRVGRTARAGRSGRSITFVTQYDVELFQRIEHLIGKKLPAFPTQEEEVMMLTERVAEAQRFARMELREHGEKKKRSRDDAADNDDTEGAMGVRNKVAGGKAKKRKPR is encoded by the exons ATGGCGGAGGGCGAGGCCTGCGTTGGTCCAGTGGAGCCTcccaaggatggggaggaggaggcggccaagACGTTCAAAGATCTG GGCGTGACAGACGTGCTGTGTGAAGCCTGCGACCTGTTAGGATGGAAGAAGCCAACCAAGATCCAGATCGAAGCCATTCCAGTAGCCCTTCAAG cGGTCATCGTGGGCGGCATCGACTCCATGTCTCAGTCTCTGGCCTTGGCTAAGAAGCCTCACGTCATCATCG CCACTCCGGGCCGTCTGATCGACCACTTAGAGAACACCAAGGGTTTCAACCTGCGAGCCCTCAAGTACCTGGTCATGGATGAGGCTGACCGTATCCTCAACATGGACTTCGAGACTGAG GTGGACAAGATTCTCAAAGTGATACCTCGAGACCGGAAGACCTTCCTCTTCTCCGCCACCATGACCAAAAAG GTGCAAAAGCTGCAAAGAGCCGCTCTCAAGGACCCCGTGAAGTGCGCGGTGTCTTCCAAGTACCAGACGGTGGAGAAGCTGCAGCAGTACTACCTGTTCATCCCCTCCAAGTTCAAG GACAGCTACCTGGTCTACCTACTGAACGAACTGGCCGGAAACTCCTTCATGATCTTCTGCAGCACCTGCAACAACACGCAGCGCACGGCGCTGCTCCTGCGCAATCTGGGCTTCACGGCCATCCCCCTGCACGGCCAGATGAGCCAG AACAAGCGTCTGGGGTCTCTGAACAAGTTCAAAGCCAAAGCCCGCTCCATCCTACTGGCGACTGACGTGGCCAGCCGCGGCCTGGACATCCCCCACGTGGACGTGGTGGTCAACTTCGACATCCCCACCCACTCCAAG GACTACATCCACCGTGTGGGGCGGACGGCCCGGGCCGGACGCTCAGGCAGATCCATCACTTTTGTCACGCA GTACGACGTGGAACTGTTCCAGCGAATCGAGCACCTGATTGGGAAGAAGCTTCCCGCCTTTCCGacccaggaggaggaggtcatGATGCTGACGGAGCGGgtggccgaggcccagagattcgCTCGCATG GAGCTCCGGGAGCACGGGGAGAAGAAGAAACGGTCTCGCGACGACGCGGCAGATAACGACGACACCGAAGGTGCCATGGGCGTCCGAAACAAAGTGGCCGGGGGGAAGGCCAAGAAGAGGAAACCCCGTTAA
- the GPRC5A gene encoding retinoic acid-induced protein 3, whose product MTTPSPPPPPGCNGSSWMNPDYYFLCDTEAAWGIVLETLAAAGVVATLALLLTLLLLVCKTQDSNRRSALPVQLLFLLGVLGLFGLTFAFIIRYNQHTGPTRFFLFGVLFALCFSCLLAHALNLALLSRGRCPLSWPQLLGLAVGFSLVQTIIAIEYVTLGLTKHRDTFSAMLPNERAVDFVLLLIYVLFLMASAFLVSAASFCGPYAGWKRHGAHIYVTVLFSIALWAAWITLLTRVNRDLNHQPQWDDPVLAVALVANAWAFLLLYAVPEACLLTKQRCPRDYPGEDGPCRPQLMKQSVGLENPAFSREAGARGMDDPGETLYTQYSAHFQLQNQDSAKDFSIPRPKPRTGPYDDYAGRKDGL is encoded by the exons ATGACGacgccatctccccctccccctcccggctGTAACGGCAGCAGCTGGATGAACCCGGACTACTATTTCCTCTGCGACACGGAGGCCGCCTGGGGCATCGTCCTGGAGACCCTGGCAGCCGCCGGGGTGGTGGCCACGCTGGccctcctcctgaccctcctcctcctcgtctgcaAGACCCAGGACTCGAACCGGCGGAGCGCGCTGCCCGTCCAGCTGCTCTTCCTCCTGGGGGTGCTGGGCCTGTTCGGGCTGACCTTCGCCTTCATCATCCGCTACAACCAGCACACGGGGCCCACCCGCTTCTTCCTGTTCGGGGTGCTCTTCGccctctgcttctcctgcctgCTGGCCCACGCCCTCAACCTGGCCCTCCTGTCCCGCGGGCGCTGCCCGCTGTCGTGGCCCCAGCTCCTGGGCCTCGCCGTGGGCTTCAGCCTGGTGCAGACCATCATCGCCATCGAATACGTCACCCTCGGGCTGACCAAACACAGAGACACCTTCTCGGCCATGTTGCCCAACGAACGGGCCGTGGACTTCGTCCTGCTGCTGATCTACGTCCTCTTCCTCATGGCCTCGGCCTTCCTGGTGTCCGCGGCCTCCTTCTGCGGCCCCTACGCGGGCTGGAAGCGGCACGGGGCCCACATCTACGTCACCGTCCTCTTCTCCATCGCCCTCTGGGCCGCCTGGATCACCCTCCTGACGCGGGTCAACCGCGACCTGAACCATCAACCGCAGTGGGACGACCCGGTGCTGGCCGTGGCGCTGGTGGCCAACGCCTGGGCCTTCCTGCTGCTGTACGCGGTGCCCGAGGCCTGCCTCCTCACCAAGCAGCGGTGCCCGCGGGACTATCCCGGGGAGGACGGGCCCTGCCGGCCACAGCTAATGAAGCAGAGCGTGGGGCTGGAGAACCCGGCCTTCTCCCGGGAGGCCGGAGCCCGAG GTATGGACGACCCAGGGGAGACCCTGTACACCCAATACTCCGCACACTTCCAGCTGCAG AACCAGGACTCTGCGAAGGacttctccatcccccggcccAAGCCCCGGACGGGCCCCTACGACGACTATGCCGGCAGGAAAGACGGCCTCTGA